TGGCGATTGCCTTATTTATCATGAACTAAAAGTACGATATATGCAGATGTTTTCTAAATCATGGCACGTGTTTGGCTCGAATTTAGGAAAAAAGATTATTATGCCTTGGAATCCGGAAGTTTACAATCAATATAAAGAAATTCGCTATAAACCCTTCTATGATTTATCGGACTTGCTCATCGATGACCATCACTCTAAAGCGGTCGATGTGGGCTGTGGAACCGGCGAGCAAACGCTTTTATTATCGCAAAAATTTAAACATACCAGTTTTCTAGGGATTGATTCCTCTACAGAGATGCTTTCTGAAGCCAAGGAATTATCGAACGATCGATTAAGTTTCAAACAACAGGATATAGAATCCTTTGTGGCTGATGAAAGTCGTTGGGATTTGATCTTTAGCAACGCAGCGTTGCAATGGGTAGACGATCATAACAAGTTGTTTCCTGCGTTAATTTCTAAGCTTAATAGGGATGGTCAATTTGCGGTGCAGATGCCCATGCAGAAAGACAATACCTTGAATATGCTATTGGATCAGCTCGTTCAGGCAGAACCCTTCCAAAAAGAATTAGATGGTTTCAGAAGATTATCTCCTGTATTGACGCTAGACGAATACACGCAAATTCTCTTTGACAATGGATTAAGTGATATCAATATCAGCATTCGCACCTATCCTATTATCGCGGAAACTGCAAAAGATCTATACGACTTTATATCTGGATCTACCCTCGTTCCCTATATGGAAAGATTGGACGATAAAAAGCAAGCTTTGTTGCAAGATTCATTTATTGCTCTTATTGAAGACCACTACGAGCGATTCCCTGCGATTTATCCATTCAAACGCATCTTGATGTATGGTGTTAAACGGTAATAGGCTATTTTTCTTTGAAACAATGGAACTGAACAATCAACCCCTCTTCTTCAAGTTTGATAACGAAGGAGCTTCCATTTGACTCTATGCAGGAGAAAGTTGTTGTGTTTCCTTCAAAACTTTTCAGTTCAAATATGGACAAACCCTCGAGAAACCTATAGGTTCCAGTTTCTGTCGTCAATTGCCTAACTTCCTTGCCATTGATAATGACGTCCTCATATCCCGACATACTGTATAATTCTCCAGCGCGAAAGGTAATACGGTTTTCATCGACGTCTTGCTGAGTGATCGTATCCTTTTCGAAAATCAAATGCGAATGGCTCAATTTCCAAGTGCCCGTAATGTTCGAGGTTTTAACAGGTATAATAGGTTCTTCTTTATTACAAGAAATAAAAAACAAACTGAAAATAAAAAACGCGGTAAT
The DNA window shown above is from Sphingobacterium hotanense and carries:
- a CDS encoding methyltransferase domain-containing protein; amino-acid sequence: MQMFSKSWHVFGSNLGKKIIMPWNPEVYNQYKEIRYKPFYDLSDLLIDDHHSKAVDVGCGTGEQTLLLSQKFKHTSFLGIDSSTEMLSEAKELSNDRLSFKQQDIESFVADESRWDLIFSNAALQWVDDHNKLFPALISKLNRDGQFAVQMPMQKDNTLNMLLDQLVQAEPFQKELDGFRRLSPVLTLDEYTQILFDNGLSDINISIRTYPIIAETAKDLYDFISGSTLVPYMERLDDKKQALLQDSFIALIEDHYERFPAIYPFKRILMYGVKR